In Musa acuminata AAA Group cultivar baxijiao chromosome BXJ2-10, Cavendish_Baxijiao_AAA, whole genome shotgun sequence, a genomic segment contains:
- the LOC135624617 gene encoding WEB family protein At1g75720-like, with protein sequence MVSQRAEVDTTSPFRSVKEAVEIFGERFLTGNVNSHKTSSSAKLDIIRSSPIYSLPPPKPLLSANSSPPSLSSTARFIHERDDELVSLNALKKLEHELHETKCELKLLKERQSETKLAVASLCLQLQKSMSKLREIEAVEAEPSNLAIEDQPCKVRSDRWREDNIRESEYLPTLAQALSLGRMEHDLGGRGQRKLQKRKPIVPLIGGIFAKKKGATDCRNSFYTRSFYSVLS encoded by the coding sequence ATGGTCTCCCAGCGCGCGGAGGTGGACACCACGAGTCCATTTCGATCCGTGAAGGAGGCTGTTGAAATCTTCGGGGAACGCTTCCTCACAGGCAATGTCAATTCTCACAAGACCAGCTCGTCTGCCAAACTCGACATCATCAGAAGCTCCCCGATCTATTCTTTGCCACCTCCGAAGCCTCTCCTTTCAGCAAATTCCTCGCCGCCCTCCTTGTCTTCCACCGCCCGTTTCATTCATGAAAGAGATGACGAGCTCGTATCTCTCAACGCGCTCAAGAAGTTGGAGCACGAACTACACGAGACAAAGTGCGAACTGAAGCTGCTGAAGGAGAGGCAGTCTGAGACAAAGCTAGCAGTGGCGAGCCTCTGTCTCCAGCTCCAGAAGAGCATGTCCAAACTGAGAGAGATCGAAGCAGTTGAGGCGGAACCGAGCAACCTGGCGATCGAAGACCAGCCCTGTAAAGTTAGAAGTGATCGATGGCGAGAGGATAACATCCGGGAGAGCGAGTACTTACCGACTCTGGCTCAAGCGCTTAGCCTTGGGAGGATGGAGCATGACTTGGGTGGAAGAGGACAGAGAAAGCTGCAGAAGAGGAAGCCCATCGTTCCTCTCATTGGAGGCATCTTTGCCAAGAAAAAGGGAGCTACTGATTGCAGAAACTCCTTCTACACCCGTTCCTTTTACAGTGTTCTGAGCTGA